The Kitasatospora paranensis genome has a window encoding:
- a CDS encoding DUF3515 domain-containing protein, with amino-acid sequence MLLVGNLGSGEIAPPVPQGAAAGYCAALDRALPASVLGRARHDPSPASPYTAAWGGSARTVLRCGIARPDYLDADPLASAPEVNGVQWGMSQDGAGGYRFVTTLRKAYVEVSVPKGAYPNYADPLPTLSDVIRATVPAGL; translated from the coding sequence ATGCTGCTGGTGGGCAACCTCGGGTCCGGCGAGATCGCACCGCCCGTCCCGCAGGGCGCCGCCGCCGGGTACTGCGCGGCGCTGGACAGGGCGCTGCCCGCTTCGGTGCTCGGCCGGGCCCGGCACGACCCCTCCCCCGCGTCCCCGTACACCGCGGCCTGGGGCGGTTCGGCGCGCACGGTACTGCGCTGCGGCATCGCCCGCCCCGACTACCTGGACGCCGACCCGCTGGCCAGCGCGCCCGAGGTGAACGGGGTGCAGTGGGGCATGTCCCAGGACGGCGCGGGCGGCTACCGGTTCGTCACCACGCTCCGCAAGGCGTACGTCGAGGTGAGCGTCCCCAAGGGCGCCTACCCGAACTACGCGGACCCGCTGCCCACGCTGTCCGACGTGATCCGCGCGACGGTGCCCGCCGGCCTGTGA
- a CDS encoding ATP synthase F0 subunit B translates to MDVQQKLDQITASVEGARAMPMSASCVVNRAELVGMLRELREALPAELAHAQSVVADHQQVVADAQAQADQIIRGAHDERGSLISDTEVVRRAQNEADRILAEARTEVETKRAEADDYVDSKLANFEVVLTKTLGAVGRGRQKLRGAGVYEPELEGEGDGEEFRPQISPSPEADEYVDAKLETLEMVLSATLEAVGKGRDKLLGKAPIDELGAYLAAADEAQQLKDRAEAVAAGFSEGEEQPWYREDVPQQQSWPEQTPAAAGWQDPAADPYGGQGAPQYAEVYGGGYDPNTGQADPYGGQYGYQQPAAAYQGEQQQGMVDAWGNPVQPDAYQQQGYQQQGYDPYGYQQQGQQQGQVQLPHQQQAGLDETSFFDTSMIDMSRLRELGGR, encoded by the coding sequence GTGGACGTGCAGCAGAAACTCGACCAGATCACCGCGTCGGTGGAAGGCGCCCGCGCGATGCCGATGTCGGCCTCCTGCGTGGTCAACCGGGCCGAGCTGGTCGGCATGCTCCGCGAGCTCCGCGAAGCCCTGCCCGCCGAGCTGGCCCACGCCCAGTCGGTGGTCGCCGACCACCAGCAGGTGGTCGCCGACGCGCAGGCCCAGGCCGACCAGATCATCCGCGGCGCGCACGACGAGCGCGGCTCGCTGATCTCCGACACCGAGGTCGTGCGGCGCGCCCAGAACGAGGCCGACCGGATCCTGGCCGAGGCCCGCACCGAGGTGGAGACCAAGCGCGCCGAGGCCGACGACTACGTCGACTCCAAGCTCGCCAACTTCGAGGTCGTGCTCACCAAGACGCTCGGCGCGGTCGGCCGCGGCCGGCAGAAGCTGCGCGGCGCGGGCGTGTACGAGCCGGAGCTGGAGGGCGAGGGCGACGGCGAGGAGTTCCGGCCGCAGATCAGCCCCAGCCCCGAGGCCGACGAGTACGTCGACGCGAAGCTGGAGACGCTGGAGATGGTGCTCAGCGCCACCCTGGAGGCGGTCGGCAAGGGCCGCGACAAGCTGCTCGGCAAGGCCCCGATCGACGAGCTCGGCGCCTACCTCGCCGCCGCCGACGAGGCCCAGCAGCTGAAGGACCGCGCCGAGGCGGTCGCGGCCGGCTTCTCCGAGGGCGAGGAGCAGCCCTGGTACCGCGAGGACGTCCCGCAGCAGCAGAGCTGGCCCGAGCAGACCCCGGCGGCGGCCGGCTGGCAGGATCCGGCCGCCGACCCGTACGGCGGCCAGGGCGCCCCGCAGTACGCCGAGGTCTACGGCGGCGGCTACGACCCGAACACGGGCCAGGCCGACCCGTACGGCGGCCAGTACGGCTACCAGCAGCCGGCCGCTGCCTACCAGGGCGAGCAGCAGCAGGGCATGGTCGACGCCTGGGGCAACCCGGTGCAGCCGGACGCCTACCAGCAGCAGGGGTACCAGCAGCAGGGCTACGACCCGTACGGCTACCAGCAGCAGGGGCAGCAGCAGGGGCAGGTGCAGCTGCCGCACCAGCAGCAGGCCGGGCTGGACGAGACCAGCTTCTTCGACACCAGCATGATCGACATGAGCAGGCTGCGGGAGCTCGGCGGCCGCTGA
- the rsmD gene encoding 16S rRNA (guanine(966)-N(2))-methyltransferase RsmD, with protein sequence MTRVIAGTAGGRRLAVPPGRATRPTSDKAREAMFSTLAALRGTVHGARMLDLFGGSGAVGLEALSRGAEHVLLVESDASAARIIRENVRTLGLPGAEVRADRAERVIAGPAPAVPYDLVFLDPPYAVTDDEVREMLITLRAGGWIAADVLVTVERSTRGGEFGWPEGFEALRSRRYGEGTLWYGRAADEADRHS encoded by the coding sequence ATGACCCGCGTCATCGCCGGCACCGCCGGCGGCCGCCGGCTGGCCGTACCGCCCGGCCGCGCCACCCGTCCGACCTCCGACAAGGCGCGGGAGGCGATGTTCTCCACCCTGGCGGCGCTGCGCGGCACCGTGCACGGCGCCAGGATGCTGGACCTGTTCGGCGGTTCGGGCGCCGTCGGCCTGGAGGCCCTCTCCCGGGGCGCCGAGCACGTGCTGCTGGTGGAGTCGGACGCGAGCGCCGCCCGGATCATCCGGGAGAACGTCCGCACCCTCGGCCTTCCGGGCGCCGAGGTCCGCGCGGACCGGGCCGAGCGGGTGATCGCCGGGCCCGCCCCGGCCGTCCCCTACGACCTGGTGTTCCTCGACCCGCCCTACGCGGTGACGGACGACGAGGTGCGCGAGATGCTGATCACACTCCGTGCCGGGGGCTGGATCGCGGCCGATGTTCTCGTCACCGTGGAACGCAGCACCCGCGGCGGTGAGTTCGGCTGGCCGGAGGGCTTCGAGGCGCTGCGCTCGCGCAGGTACGGCGAGGGCACCCTCTGGTACGGTCGCGCCGCCGACGAGGCCGATCGACACTCGTAG
- the thiD gene encoding bifunctional hydroxymethylpyrimidine kinase/phosphomethylpyrimidine kinase: MDSTAPPRVLTVAGSDSGGGAGIQADLKTMLALGVHGMSVITAVTAQNSLGVQGYWELPAAAVRAQYRSVVDDIGVQAVKTGMLASAELVETVSELLTGVGVPVVVDPVGVSKHGDALLAAEAVATVRERLLPVATLATPNLHEVAQLTGITVENEAGMREAAEAVLALGPRWALIKGGHLEGEAADLLLGADGREHWYRAPRHDNRHTHGTGCTLASAIAAGLAKGAAVPDAVAEAKEYITGAIAAGFALGAGIGPVDHAWRWR, encoded by the coding sequence ATGGACTCGACAGCCCCACCCCGCGTGCTCACCGTGGCCGGCTCGGACAGCGGCGGCGGCGCCGGCATCCAGGCCGACCTGAAGACGATGCTCGCCCTCGGCGTGCACGGCATGAGCGTGATCACCGCGGTGACCGCGCAGAACTCGCTCGGCGTCCAGGGGTACTGGGAGCTTCCCGCGGCGGCCGTGCGGGCCCAGTACCGCAGCGTGGTCGACGACATCGGCGTCCAGGCCGTGAAGACCGGCATGCTCGCCTCGGCCGAACTGGTCGAGACCGTCTCCGAGCTGCTCACCGGCGTCGGCGTCCCGGTGGTGGTCGACCCGGTCGGCGTCTCCAAGCACGGTGACGCGCTGCTCGCCGCCGAGGCGGTGGCCACCGTCCGGGAGCGCCTGCTGCCGGTCGCCACCCTCGCCACGCCCAACCTGCACGAGGTGGCGCAGCTCACCGGGATCACCGTCGAGAACGAGGCCGGGATGCGGGAGGCCGCCGAGGCGGTGCTCGCGCTCGGCCCGCGCTGGGCACTGATCAAGGGCGGCCACCTGGAGGGCGAAGCCGCCGACCTGCTGCTCGGCGCCGACGGCCGCGAGCACTGGTACCGCGCCCCGCGCCACGACAACCGGCACACCCACGGCACCGGCTGCACCCTGGCCAGCGCGATCGCCGCCGGCCTCGCCAAGGGCGCCGCCGTGCCGGACGCGGTCGCCGAGGCCAAGGAGTACATCACCGGGGCGATCGCGGCCGGCTTCGCCCTGGGCGCCGGGATCGGCCCGGTCGACCACGCCTGGCGCTGGCGGTAG
- a CDS encoding DAK2 domain-containing protein has protein sequence MLDTLDATAVRTWCRLALTALGQAREEIDALNVYPVPDGDTGTNLYLTVEAATEAVESAVAAGPGAPDGLGAVTAAMARGALVGARGNSGVILAQWLRGLAEGLAAGGDAATLRKALPRAADAAYQAVADPVEGTLLTVAAAAARAAADEDGTLADTARTACLAARSALRHTPEQLAVLAEAGVVDAGGRGLVAVLGALADTVLGHTPMGPVALRQEFTLPAPDPHDACEGHARQPGHPAFEVIYLLEADDAALPALRSRLSALGDSLVVGGGDGLWNVHVHVDDAGAAVEAGVEAGRPYRIGITHFAEAAARAGRGADRPETAAAGRAVLSVVSGEGLAELCAQAGSAVLPADPDRPPVSAELADAVRRCGAREVVLLLNDPELRAAAGAAADQLREEGLRIAVLPTRSPVQGLAALAVHDSSRRFDEDVVAMTSAAGATRHAELAVAEGESWTMAGVCQAGDVLGLIDGDVAVIGTDPLGTAGTVLSRMLAAGGELVTLVLGADAPDALADELVALARRQRPEVDTVVYRGGQEEALLLIGVE, from the coding sequence GTGCTGGACACGCTCGACGCCACGGCCGTCCGCACCTGGTGCCGCCTCGCGCTCACCGCCCTCGGGCAGGCCCGCGAGGAGATCGACGCGCTCAACGTCTACCCCGTTCCGGACGGCGACACCGGCACCAACCTGTACCTCACCGTCGAGGCCGCCACCGAGGCCGTGGAGAGCGCCGTGGCGGCCGGCCCCGGCGCCCCCGACGGCCTCGGCGCCGTCACCGCCGCGATGGCGCGCGGCGCCCTGGTCGGCGCCCGCGGCAACTCCGGCGTGATCCTCGCCCAGTGGCTGCGCGGCCTCGCCGAGGGGCTCGCCGCGGGCGGCGACGCCGCCACCCTGCGCAAGGCCCTGCCGCGCGCCGCCGACGCCGCCTACCAGGCCGTCGCCGACCCGGTCGAGGGCACCCTGCTCACCGTCGCCGCCGCCGCCGCCCGGGCCGCCGCCGACGAGGACGGGACCCTTGCCGACACCGCCCGCACCGCCTGCCTGGCCGCCCGTTCCGCGCTGCGCCACACCCCCGAACAGCTCGCCGTGCTCGCCGAGGCCGGCGTCGTGGACGCCGGCGGACGCGGCCTGGTCGCCGTCCTCGGCGCCCTCGCCGACACCGTCCTCGGCCACACCCCGATGGGCCCCGTCGCGCTCCGCCAGGAGTTCACCCTTCCGGCCCCCGACCCGCACGACGCCTGCGAGGGCCACGCCCGGCAGCCCGGCCACCCCGCCTTCGAGGTGATCTACCTGCTGGAGGCCGACGACGCCGCGCTGCCCGCCCTGCGCAGCCGGCTCTCCGCCCTCGGCGACTCCCTCGTCGTCGGCGGCGGCGACGGCCTCTGGAACGTCCACGTGCACGTCGACGACGCCGGTGCCGCCGTCGAGGCCGGCGTCGAGGCCGGCCGCCCCTACCGGATCGGGATCACCCACTTCGCCGAGGCCGCCGCCCGGGCCGGCCGCGGGGCCGACCGGCCCGAGACCGCGGCCGCCGGCCGCGCCGTGCTCAGCGTCGTCAGCGGCGAGGGCCTCGCCGAACTCTGCGCCCAGGCCGGCTCCGCCGTCCTGCCGGCCGACCCGGACCGCCCGCCGGTCAGCGCCGAACTCGCCGACGCGGTACGCCGCTGCGGCGCCCGCGAGGTCGTCCTGCTGCTCAACGACCCCGAACTGCGGGCCGCCGCCGGAGCCGCCGCCGACCAGCTGCGCGAGGAGGGCCTGCGGATCGCCGTACTGCCCACCCGCTCCCCGGTGCAGGGCCTGGCCGCGCTCGCCGTCCACGACTCCTCCCGCCGCTTCGACGAGGACGTGGTCGCCATGACCTCCGCCGCCGGCGCCACCCGGCACGCCGAACTCGCCGTCGCCGAGGGCGAGTCCTGGACGATGGCCGGGGTCTGCCAGGCCGGCGACGTGCTCGGCCTGATCGACGGCGACGTCGCCGTCATCGGCACCGACCCGCTCGGCACCGCCGGCACCGTGCTCTCCCGGATGCTCGCCGCCGGCGGCGAACTCGTCACCCTCGTGCTCGGCGCCGACGCCCCCGACGCCCTCGCCGACGAACTCGTCGCCCTCGCCCGCCGGCAGCGGCCCGAGGTCGACACGGTCGTCTACCGCGGCGGCCAGGAAGAGGCACTGCTGCTCATCGGCGTCGAGTGA
- the rpmF gene encoding 50S ribosomal protein L32, whose product MAVPKRKMSRSNTRHRRSNWKAVVPALVACDRCHEPKLGHIACPSCGTYNRRQVLSV is encoded by the coding sequence GTGGCTGTTCCGAAGCGGAAGATGTCGCGCAGCAACACGCGCCACCGTCGGTCCAACTGGAAGGCCGTCGTTCCGGCCCTCGTGGCGTGCGACCGCTGCCACGAGCCGAAGCTGGGCCACATCGCGTGCCCGAGCTGCGGCACGTACAACCGTCGCCAGGTCCTCTCGGTCTGA
- a CDS encoding NAD(P)H-dependent glycerol-3-phosphate dehydrogenase, with the protein MTRCAVFGTGSWGTAFAMILADAGCEVVLWGRRPELAEAIDRTKTNPDYLPDLRLPDSVRATSDPAEALAGADFAVLVVPSQTLRANLAAWAPLIEPQTVLVSLMKGIELGTVKRMSEVIQEVAGVGPERVAVVSGPNLAPEIANRQPAASVVACVDESVAQRFQKACHTPYFRPYTNTDVVGCELGGAVKNVIGLAVGMADGMGLGDNTKATLITRGLAETTRLGLALGADPHTFAGLAGMGDLVATCSSPLSRNHTFGTNLGRGMTLDQTIAATKQTAEGVKSCESVLDLARRTGVEMPIVQAVVDVVHGGRPTQEVLAGLMARSAKAERR; encoded by the coding sequence ATGACCCGCTGCGCCGTCTTCGGGACCGGGTCCTGGGGGACCGCCTTCGCGATGATCCTCGCCGACGCCGGCTGCGAGGTCGTCCTCTGGGGCCGCCGGCCGGAGCTCGCCGAGGCGATCGACCGGACCAAGACCAACCCCGACTACCTGCCGGACCTCAGGCTGCCGGACTCCGTCCGGGCCACCTCCGACCCCGCCGAGGCGCTGGCCGGCGCGGACTTCGCGGTGCTCGTCGTGCCCTCGCAGACGCTGCGCGCCAACCTCGCCGCCTGGGCGCCGCTGATCGAGCCGCAGACCGTCCTGGTCAGCCTGATGAAGGGCATCGAGCTCGGCACGGTCAAGCGGATGAGCGAGGTGATCCAGGAGGTCGCCGGGGTCGGCCCGGAGCGCGTCGCGGTGGTCAGCGGGCCCAACCTGGCGCCCGAGATCGCCAACCGGCAGCCCGCCGCCAGCGTGGTCGCCTGCGTCGACGAGTCCGTCGCCCAGCGCTTCCAGAAGGCCTGCCACACCCCGTACTTCCGCCCCTACACCAACACCGACGTGGTGGGCTGCGAGCTCGGCGGCGCGGTCAAGAACGTGATCGGCCTGGCCGTCGGCATGGCGGACGGCATGGGCCTCGGCGACAACACCAAGGCCACCCTGATCACCCGCGGCCTCGCCGAGACCACCCGGCTCGGCCTGGCGCTCGGCGCCGACCCGCACACCTTCGCCGGGCTCGCCGGCATGGGCGACCTGGTGGCCACCTGCTCCTCGCCGCTGTCGCGGAACCACACCTTCGGCACCAACCTCGGCCGCGGCATGACCCTGGACCAGACGATCGCGGCGACCAAGCAGACCGCGGAGGGCGTCAAGTCCTGCGAGTCCGTGCTCGACCTCGCCCGGCGCACCGGCGTGGAGATGCCGATCGTCCAGGCCGTGGTCGACGTGGTGCACGGCGGCCGCCCCACCCAGGAGGTGCTGGCCGGCCTGATGGCGCGTTCGGCGAAGGCGGAGCGACGGTGA
- a CDS encoding D-alanine--D-alanine ligase family protein, whose protein sequence is MSIEQTSQNQPGKPRVAIVFGGRSSEHGVSVVTAASVLRAIDRTKYEVLPIGITHEGRWALVADEPARMAISDGRMPDVAQVAESVEGQVALPLAPGSRDVVWSEPGAAPKVLGEVDVVLPLLHGPWGEDGTLQGLLELSGVPYVGSGVLASAAGMDKEFTKRVLASHGIGVGDWTVVRPREWESEQGRTAARARIAELGLPLFVKPCRAGSSMGITKVKDLADLDAAIEEARRHDPKIIVERGVEGREIECAVLEFEDGPRASVPAEILVGGDFEFYDFEAKYIDSSEVEIPARLSAEQTAEIRRQAIVAFEALGCEGLARVDFFLLEDGSWMVNEINTMPGFTPISAYPKMWEASGVPYPELIDRLLRAALRRSTGLR, encoded by the coding sequence ATGAGCATCGAACAGACCTCCCAGAACCAGCCCGGCAAGCCCCGGGTCGCGATCGTCTTCGGTGGCCGCAGCTCCGAGCACGGCGTCTCGGTCGTCACCGCCGCGAGCGTGCTCCGCGCCATCGACCGGACGAAGTACGAGGTGCTGCCGATCGGCATCACCCACGAGGGCCGCTGGGCCCTGGTCGCCGACGAGCCCGCCCGGATGGCCATCAGCGACGGCCGGATGCCCGACGTCGCGCAGGTCGCCGAGTCCGTCGAGGGCCAGGTCGCGCTGCCGCTCGCCCCGGGCAGCCGCGACGTGGTCTGGAGCGAGCCCGGCGCCGCGCCCAAGGTGCTCGGCGAGGTCGACGTGGTGCTGCCGCTGCTGCACGGCCCCTGGGGCGAGGACGGCACCCTGCAGGGCCTGCTGGAGCTCTCCGGGGTGCCCTACGTGGGCTCCGGCGTGCTGGCCAGCGCGGCCGGCATGGACAAGGAGTTCACCAAGCGGGTCCTGGCCTCGCACGGCATCGGCGTCGGCGACTGGACGGTCGTCCGCCCCCGCGAGTGGGAGAGCGAGCAGGGCCGCACCGCCGCCCGCGCGCGGATCGCCGAACTGGGCCTGCCGCTGTTCGTGAAGCCCTGCCGGGCCGGCTCGTCGATGGGCATCACCAAGGTCAAGGACCTCGCCGACCTCGACGCCGCGATCGAGGAGGCCCGCCGGCACGACCCCAAGATCATCGTCGAACGGGGCGTCGAGGGCCGCGAGATCGAGTGCGCCGTCCTGGAGTTCGAGGACGGCCCGCGCGCCAGCGTGCCGGCCGAGATCCTGGTCGGCGGCGACTTCGAGTTCTACGACTTCGAGGCCAAGTACATCGACTCCTCCGAGGTCGAGATCCCGGCCCGGCTCTCCGCCGAGCAGACCGCCGAGATCCGCCGCCAGGCGATCGTCGCCTTCGAGGCGCTCGGCTGCGAGGGCCTGGCCCGGGTCGACTTCTTCCTGCTGGAGGACGGCAGCTGGATGGTCAACGAGATCAACACCATGCCGGGCTTCACGCCGATCTCCGCCTACCCGAAGATGTGGGAGGCCAGCGGTGTGCCCTACCCGGAGCTGATCGACCGCCTGCTCCGGGCAGCGCTGCGCCGCTCGACCGGCCTGCGGTAG
- a CDS encoding DUF177 domain-containing protein → MRAASGSQDTLNRLDHRDPLVFDTHELGRRPGSMRKASRTLQAPEGLGIADVIGVPVKSEITLELRLESVVEGVLVTGTAEAHVEGECSRCLEPVEDDLEVDFQELYYYPESDERHRARTTGADDLDEESDEEIYRLEGDFFDLQPVLRDAVVLALPLQPVCQDDCLGLCSECGARLSDDPAHHHDAADPRWAALQGLSAAPGDEGDGIKNSGTREGLAENQEK, encoded by the coding sequence ATGCGTGCCGCCTCAGGAAGTCAGGACACCTTGAACCGCCTCGACCACCGCGACCCCCTCGTGTTCGACACGCACGAGCTCGGCCGTCGTCCCGGCTCGATGCGCAAGGCCTCCCGCACCCTGCAGGCGCCCGAGGGCCTCGGGATCGCGGACGTCATCGGTGTCCCGGTGAAGAGCGAGATCACGCTGGAGCTCCGCCTGGAGTCGGTGGTCGAGGGCGTGCTGGTGACCGGCACCGCCGAGGCCCACGTCGAGGGCGAGTGCTCGCGCTGCCTGGAGCCGGTGGAGGACGACCTGGAGGTCGACTTCCAGGAGCTGTACTACTACCCGGAGTCCGACGAGCGCCACCGCGCCCGGACGACCGGCGCCGACGACCTCGACGAGGAGTCGGACGAGGAGATCTACCGTCTGGAGGGCGATTTCTTCGACCTCCAGCCGGTGCTGCGTGACGCGGTGGTGCTCGCACTGCCGCTGCAGCCGGTGTGCCAGGACGACTGCCTGGGCCTCTGCTCCGAATGCGGCGCACGCCTGAGCGACGACCCGGCCCACCACCACGACGCCGCCGACCCCCGGTGGGCGGCTCTGCAGGGACTCTCCGCCGCCCCTGGCGACGAGGGTGACGGAATCAAGAACAGCGGTACCCGTGAGGGTCTCGCCGAGAACCAGGAGAAGTAG
- a CDS encoding 6-phosphofructokinase → MRIGVLTSGGDCPGLNAVIRSVVHRGTDVHGDEIIGIEDGFLGLIEGRTRPISHDDVTGLLTLGGTILGSARVQRERIRWAVENCRELAREIGIDALIAIGGEGTLTAAKLFSDGGLPVVGVPKTIDNDIDATDVTFGFDTAVHVATEAIDRLKTTAESHQRVMVVELMGRHTGWITLTAGVAAGAHGILIPEKPFDIEAVARMVEERFRRGKTFAIIAVAEGAAPMPGTLRFDHGTVDQYGHQTFGGIGNRLAHELEDLLGKEARPVILGHTQRGGTPTARDRVLATRFGWHAVEAVHKGAFGHFTALRGTDVELVPIADAVAELKTVPEERWLESEAVL, encoded by the coding sequence ATGCGAATCGGCGTCCTCACCAGCGGCGGCGACTGCCCCGGCCTGAACGCGGTGATCCGGTCGGTGGTGCACCGCGGCACCGACGTCCACGGCGACGAGATCATCGGCATCGAGGACGGCTTCCTCGGCCTGATCGAGGGCCGCACCCGGCCCATCTCGCACGACGACGTGACCGGCCTGCTCACCCTCGGCGGCACCATCCTCGGCTCGGCCCGCGTCCAGCGCGAGCGGATCCGCTGGGCCGTCGAGAACTGCCGCGAACTGGCCCGCGAGATCGGCATCGACGCGCTGATCGCGATCGGCGGCGAGGGCACCCTGACCGCGGCCAAGCTGTTCAGCGACGGCGGCCTGCCGGTGGTCGGCGTCCCCAAGACCATCGACAACGACATCGACGCCACCGACGTCACCTTCGGCTTCGACACCGCCGTGCACGTCGCCACCGAGGCGATCGACCGGCTGAAGACCACCGCCGAGTCGCACCAGCGGGTGATGGTCGTCGAGCTGATGGGCCGCCACACCGGCTGGATCACCCTCACCGCGGGCGTGGCTGCCGGCGCGCACGGCATCCTGATCCCCGAGAAGCCGTTCGACATCGAGGCCGTGGCGCGGATGGTCGAGGAGCGCTTCCGGCGCGGCAAGACCTTCGCCATCATCGCGGTGGCCGAGGGCGCCGCGCCGATGCCCGGCACCCTGCGCTTCGACCACGGCACCGTCGACCAGTACGGCCACCAGACCTTCGGCGGCATCGGCAACCGGCTCGCCCACGAGCTGGAGGACCTGCTCGGCAAGGAGGCCCGGCCGGTCATCCTCGGCCACACCCAGCGCGGCGGCACCCCGACCGCCCGCGACCGGGTGCTCGCCACCCGCTTCGGCTGGCACGCCGTGGAGGCCGTCCACAAGGGCGCCTTCGGGCACTTCACGGCGCTGCGCGGCACCGACGTCGAGCTCGTCCCGATCGCCGACGCGGTGGCCGAGCTGAAGACCGTCCCGGAGGAGCGCTGGCTGGAGTCGGAGGCCGTGCTCTGA
- a CDS encoding thiamine-phosphate kinase, translating into MQGTVGELGEFGLIRELTARLAPTPAVDLGPGDDAAVVKAPDGRVVATTDVLIEGRHFRRDWSTAYDVGRKSAAQNLADVAAMGAVPTAILLGFVAPADLPATWATELMDGLRDECQVAGAAVVGGDVVRGDAVTLAITALGDLQGRRPVLRSGAQVGDVVAVTGWLGWSAAGLTVLQRGFRSPRAFVEAHRRPEPPYHAGPAAADLGATAMVDVSDGMVADLGHVAAASGVDIDLRAADFDVPAQMADIGQAVGVDPLVWVLSGGEDHAIVATFPKSVQLPARWRVVGEVVRTALPGRGGRVTVDGAPWDRAGGWDHFAGE; encoded by the coding sequence ATGCAGGGGACCGTGGGCGAGCTCGGCGAGTTCGGACTCATCAGGGAGCTCACCGCCCGGCTGGCACCCACTCCGGCCGTCGACCTCGGGCCCGGCGACGACGCCGCGGTGGTCAAGGCCCCCGACGGCCGGGTGGTCGCCACCACCGACGTGCTGATCGAGGGCCGGCACTTCCGCCGGGACTGGTCCACCGCGTACGACGTCGGCCGTAAGTCCGCCGCGCAGAACCTCGCCGACGTGGCCGCGATGGGCGCCGTGCCCACCGCCATCCTGCTCGGCTTCGTCGCCCCCGCCGACCTGCCCGCGACCTGGGCCACCGAGCTGATGGACGGCCTGCGCGACGAGTGCCAGGTCGCCGGCGCCGCCGTGGTCGGCGGCGACGTCGTCCGCGGCGACGCGGTCACCCTCGCCATCACAGCCCTCGGCGACCTCCAGGGCCGCCGGCCGGTGCTGCGCTCCGGCGCCCAGGTCGGCGACGTCGTCGCCGTCACCGGCTGGCTCGGCTGGTCGGCCGCCGGACTGACCGTCCTGCAGCGCGGCTTCCGCTCCCCGCGCGCCTTCGTCGAGGCGCACCGCCGGCCCGAACCGCCGTACCACGCCGGGCCCGCCGCGGCGGACCTGGGCGCCACCGCGATGGTCGACGTCAGCGACGGCATGGTCGCCGACCTCGGACACGTCGCCGCGGCCAGCGGCGTCGACATCGACCTGCGCGCCGCGGACTTCGACGTCCCGGCCCAGATGGCCGACATCGGGCAGGCGGTCGGCGTCGACCCGCTGGTCTGGGTGCTCTCCGGCGGCGAGGACCACGCCATCGTGGCGACCTTCCCGAAGTCCGTCCAGCTGCCCGCCCGCTGGCGGGTGGTCGGCGAGGTGGTGCGCACCGCGCTCCCCGGCCGCGGCGGCCGGGTCACCGTCGACGGGGCACCCTGGGACCGGGCCGGCGGCTGGGACCACTTCGCGGGCGAGTGA
- a CDS encoding Lrp/AsnC family transcriptional regulator, whose amino-acid sequence MVQAYILIQTEVGKATAVAESIAKIAGVVQAEDVTGPYDVIVRAEAESIDDLGRLVVAQVQQIEGITRTLTCPVVRL is encoded by the coding sequence GTGGTACAGGCGTACATCCTGATCCAGACCGAAGTGGGCAAGGCCACCGCAGTGGCCGAGTCCATCGCGAAGATCGCCGGCGTCGTCCAGGCGGAGGACGTCACCGGGCCGTACGACGTGATCGTCCGCGCCGAGGCCGAGTCGATCGACGATCTCGGGCGGCTGGTCGTCGCCCAGGTCCAGCAGATCGAGGGAATCACCCGCACCCTGACCTGTCCGGTGGTCCGCCTGTAG
- the coaD gene encoding pantetheine-phosphate adenylyltransferase: MRRAVCPGSFDPITNGHLDIIERASRLYDVVHVAVLINKNKKGMFSIDERIELIEQTTAQLGNIKVESHTGLLVDFCRDRDIPAIIKGLRAVSDFDYELQMAQMNHGLTGVETLFVPTSPTYSFLSSTLVKEVASLGGDVSHLLPETVHGRLVARIAELQG; this comes from the coding sequence ATGCGCCGCGCCGTCTGTCCTGGGTCCTTCGACCCCATCACCAACGGACACCTCGACATCATCGAGCGGGCCTCCAGGCTCTACGACGTCGTCCATGTCGCCGTGCTGATCAACAAGAACAAGAAGGGCATGTTCAGCATCGACGAGCGCATCGAGCTCATCGAGCAGACCACCGCCCAGCTCGGCAACATCAAGGTGGAGTCGCACACCGGCCTGCTGGTCGACTTCTGCCGCGACCGGGACATCCCGGCGATCATCAAGGGCCTGCGGGCGGTCAGCGACTTCGACTACGAGCTCCAGATGGCCCAGATGAACCACGGCCTGACCGGCGTGGAGACCCTCTTCGTGCCGACCTCGCCGACCTACAGCTTCCTCTCCTCCACCCTGGTGAAGGAGGTCGCCTCACTGGGCGGCGACGTCTCCCACCTGCTGCCCGAGACGGTGCACGGCCGCCTGGTGGCCCGGATCGCCGAGCTGCAGGGCTGA